In Anoplopoma fimbria isolate UVic2021 breed Golden Eagle Sablefish chromosome 22, Afim_UVic_2022, whole genome shotgun sequence, a genomic segment contains:
- the LOC129111619 gene encoding ATP-dependent RNA helicase DDX3X-like isoform X1, whose amino-acid sequence MSHVAVENVHGLEQQLAVLDLSAADGQGGGPNRNAFAPGRQGGYTIAPAANYGWDGGRNNFVNGYHDNRMAGGNTFTRGPPRMERGRGGVGGGYRGNRGGAFNPINPVPQMAFGGYENKDAGGWNTTKDAYGSFGNNRGKSAFFNDRGNANRGRFDHGGFGGGGGGGGGGGNSRWVEEPREEGDWSKPTPRNERLEHELFSASNTGINFEKYDDIPVEATGQNCPHHIESFQDVDMGEIVMGNIALCRYTRPTPVQKYAIPIVKSKRDLMACAQTGSGKTAAFLLPILSQIYNDGPGEALNAAKASGQDNGKYGRRKHYPISLVLAPTRELALQIYDEARKFSYRSRVRPCVVYGGADIGQQIRDLERGCHLLVATPGRLVDMMERGKIGLDFCNYLVLDEADRMLDMGFEPQIRRIVEQDTMPHKGIRQTMMFSATFPKEIQILARDFLEEYIFLAVGRVGSTSENITQKVVWVEESDKRSFLLDLLSATGKDSLTLVFVETKKGADALEDFLYREGYACTSIHGDRSQRDREEALSQFRSGKCPILVATAVAARGLDISNVKHVINFDLPSDIEEYVHRIGRTGRVGNLGLATSFFNDKNGNITKDLLDILVEAKQEVPSWLESLAYEHQHKSTNRGRSKRFSGGFGARDYRQTAAGGTAGGFGGRGGRNQAAHGGTRGFGGGGFGNFYTSDGYGGNYSHSQVDWWGN is encoded by the exons GAAATGCCTTTGCTCCAGGTCGACAGGGTGGCTACACTATAGCGCCCGCAGCCAACT ATGGTTGGGATGGAGGGCGTAACAACTTTGTTAATGGCTACCATGACAACCGCATGGCCGGCGGCAACACGTTTACCCGTGGCCCGCCTCGCATGGAGCGGGGCAGAGGTGGCGTCGGAGGGGGTTACCGTGGCAACAGGGGCGGAGCCTTCAACCCCATCAACCCGGTGCCTCAAATGGCTTTTGGTGGCTACGAAAATAAAG ATGCAGGCGGCTGGAATACCACCAAAGACGCCTATGGCAGTTTTGGCAACAACCGTGGGAAGTCTGCTTTCTTCAATGACAGAGGCAACGCTAACAGAGGGAG GTTTGATCATGGCGGATttggtggtggcggtggtggtggaggaggaggaggaaacagccGCTGGGTGGAGGAgcccagagaggagggagactgGTCCAAACCAACACCACGTAACGAACGCCTTGAACA TGAATTGTTCTCCGCCAGTAACACTGGGATAAACTTTGAGAAGTACGATGACATTCCCGTTGAGGCCACAGGACAGAACTGCCCTCACCACATCGAGAGT TTCCAGGATGTGGACATGGGTGAGATTGTCATGGGTAACATTGCTCTGTGTCGGTACACCAGACCGACTCCAGTCCAGAAATATGCCATTCCTATTGTCAAATCAAAGCGAGACCTCATGGCCTGCGCACAGACAG GTTCCGGGAAGACTGCAGCGTTCCTGCTGCCGATTCTCAGCCAGATTTACAACGATGGACCAGGAGAAGCTCTCAACGCAGCTAAAGCATCTGGACAG GATAATGGAAAGTATGGCCGTCGTAAGCACTACCCCATCTCACTGGTGTTGGCTCCAACCAGAGAGCTGGCACTGCAGATCTATGATGAAGCCCGgaag ttTTCTTACCGCTCCAGAGTGCGTCCCTGTGTGGTGTACGGAGGAGCAGACATTGGCCAGCAGATAAGAGATCTGGAGAGAGGATGCCACCTGCTCGTGGCCACACCTGGACGACTGGTGGACATGATGGAGAGGGGCAAGATTGGACTGGACTTCTGCAA CTACCTGGTCCTGGATGAGGCAGATCGTATGTTGGACATGGGATTCGAACCACAGATTAGACGCATCGTTGAGCAGGACACCATGCCGCACAAAGGCATCCGACAGACCATGATGTTCAGCGCAACCTTCCCCAAAGAGATCCAG ATCCTGGCCAGGGATTTCCTGGAGGAGTACATCTTCCTGGCAGTGGGCAGAGTGGGTTCCACCTCAGAGAACATCACCCAGAAGGTTGTGTGGGTGGAGGAGAGCGATAAGAGGTCTTTCCTCTTGGACCTGCTCAGCGCTACAG GAAAGGACTCGTTGACTCTGGTGTTTGTGGAGACCAAGAAAGGTGCCGACGCCTTGGAGGACTTCCTGTATCGGGAGGGCTACGCCTGCACCAGTATCCACGGCGACCGCTCCCAGAGAGACCGAGAGGAGGCCCTGAGCCAGTTCAGATCAGGAAAATGCCCCATTCTGGTGGCCACAGCg GTAGCAGCTCGCGGTCTGGACATCTCCAATGTGAAACATGTGATCAACTTTGACCTGCCCAGCGACATAGAGGAGTATGTCCACCGTATCGGACGTACAGGACGAGTCGGAAACCTGG GATTGGCCACATCGTTCTTCAACGATAAGAATGGGAACATCACTAAAGACCTGCTGGACATCCTGGTAGAGGCCAAACAGGAAGTGCCCTCATGGCTCGAGAGCCTGGCCTATGAACACCAGCATAAGAGCACCAACAGAGGACGCTCTAAGAG GTTCTCTGGAGGTTTTGGAGCTCGTGATTACCGTCAGACGGCCGCCGGAGGCACCGCTGGAGGGTTCGGAGGACGTGGAGGTCGCAACCAGGCAGCACATGGAGGAACCCGCGGGtttggaggag gTGGCTTCGGTAACTTCTATACCAGCGACGGCTACGGAGGAAACTACTCACACTCTCAAGTCGACTGGTGGGGCAACTag
- the LOC129111619 gene encoding ATP-dependent RNA helicase DDX3X-like isoform X2, producing MSHVAVENVHGLEQQLAVLDLSAADGQGGGPNRNAFAPGRQGGYTIAPAANYGWDGGRNNFVNGYHDNRMAGGNTFTRGPPRMERGRGGVGGGYRGNRGGAFNPINPVPQMAFGGYENKGGWNTTKDAYGSFGNNRGKSAFFNDRGNANRGRFDHGGFGGGGGGGGGGGNSRWVEEPREEGDWSKPTPRNERLEHELFSASNTGINFEKYDDIPVEATGQNCPHHIESFQDVDMGEIVMGNIALCRYTRPTPVQKYAIPIVKSKRDLMACAQTGSGKTAAFLLPILSQIYNDGPGEALNAAKASGQDNGKYGRRKHYPISLVLAPTRELALQIYDEARKFSYRSRVRPCVVYGGADIGQQIRDLERGCHLLVATPGRLVDMMERGKIGLDFCNYLVLDEADRMLDMGFEPQIRRIVEQDTMPHKGIRQTMMFSATFPKEIQILARDFLEEYIFLAVGRVGSTSENITQKVVWVEESDKRSFLLDLLSATGKDSLTLVFVETKKGADALEDFLYREGYACTSIHGDRSQRDREEALSQFRSGKCPILVATAVAARGLDISNVKHVINFDLPSDIEEYVHRIGRTGRVGNLGLATSFFNDKNGNITKDLLDILVEAKQEVPSWLESLAYEHQHKSTNRGRSKRFSGGFGARDYRQTAAGGTAGGFGGRGGRNQAAHGGTRGFGGGGFGNFYTSDGYGGNYSHSQVDWWGN from the exons GAAATGCCTTTGCTCCAGGTCGACAGGGTGGCTACACTATAGCGCCCGCAGCCAACT ATGGTTGGGATGGAGGGCGTAACAACTTTGTTAATGGCTACCATGACAACCGCATGGCCGGCGGCAACACGTTTACCCGTGGCCCGCCTCGCATGGAGCGGGGCAGAGGTGGCGTCGGAGGGGGTTACCGTGGCAACAGGGGCGGAGCCTTCAACCCCATCAACCCGGTGCCTCAAATGGCTTTTGGTGGCTACGAAAATAAAG GCGGCTGGAATACCACCAAAGACGCCTATGGCAGTTTTGGCAACAACCGTGGGAAGTCTGCTTTCTTCAATGACAGAGGCAACGCTAACAGAGGGAG GTTTGATCATGGCGGATttggtggtggcggtggtggtggaggaggaggaggaaacagccGCTGGGTGGAGGAgcccagagaggagggagactgGTCCAAACCAACACCACGTAACGAACGCCTTGAACA TGAATTGTTCTCCGCCAGTAACACTGGGATAAACTTTGAGAAGTACGATGACATTCCCGTTGAGGCCACAGGACAGAACTGCCCTCACCACATCGAGAGT TTCCAGGATGTGGACATGGGTGAGATTGTCATGGGTAACATTGCTCTGTGTCGGTACACCAGACCGACTCCAGTCCAGAAATATGCCATTCCTATTGTCAAATCAAAGCGAGACCTCATGGCCTGCGCACAGACAG GTTCCGGGAAGACTGCAGCGTTCCTGCTGCCGATTCTCAGCCAGATTTACAACGATGGACCAGGAGAAGCTCTCAACGCAGCTAAAGCATCTGGACAG GATAATGGAAAGTATGGCCGTCGTAAGCACTACCCCATCTCACTGGTGTTGGCTCCAACCAGAGAGCTGGCACTGCAGATCTATGATGAAGCCCGgaag ttTTCTTACCGCTCCAGAGTGCGTCCCTGTGTGGTGTACGGAGGAGCAGACATTGGCCAGCAGATAAGAGATCTGGAGAGAGGATGCCACCTGCTCGTGGCCACACCTGGACGACTGGTGGACATGATGGAGAGGGGCAAGATTGGACTGGACTTCTGCAA CTACCTGGTCCTGGATGAGGCAGATCGTATGTTGGACATGGGATTCGAACCACAGATTAGACGCATCGTTGAGCAGGACACCATGCCGCACAAAGGCATCCGACAGACCATGATGTTCAGCGCAACCTTCCCCAAAGAGATCCAG ATCCTGGCCAGGGATTTCCTGGAGGAGTACATCTTCCTGGCAGTGGGCAGAGTGGGTTCCACCTCAGAGAACATCACCCAGAAGGTTGTGTGGGTGGAGGAGAGCGATAAGAGGTCTTTCCTCTTGGACCTGCTCAGCGCTACAG GAAAGGACTCGTTGACTCTGGTGTTTGTGGAGACCAAGAAAGGTGCCGACGCCTTGGAGGACTTCCTGTATCGGGAGGGCTACGCCTGCACCAGTATCCACGGCGACCGCTCCCAGAGAGACCGAGAGGAGGCCCTGAGCCAGTTCAGATCAGGAAAATGCCCCATTCTGGTGGCCACAGCg GTAGCAGCTCGCGGTCTGGACATCTCCAATGTGAAACATGTGATCAACTTTGACCTGCCCAGCGACATAGAGGAGTATGTCCACCGTATCGGACGTACAGGACGAGTCGGAAACCTGG GATTGGCCACATCGTTCTTCAACGATAAGAATGGGAACATCACTAAAGACCTGCTGGACATCCTGGTAGAGGCCAAACAGGAAGTGCCCTCATGGCTCGAGAGCCTGGCCTATGAACACCAGCATAAGAGCACCAACAGAGGACGCTCTAAGAG GTTCTCTGGAGGTTTTGGAGCTCGTGATTACCGTCAGACGGCCGCCGGAGGCACCGCTGGAGGGTTCGGAGGACGTGGAGGTCGCAACCAGGCAGCACATGGAGGAACCCGCGGGtttggaggag gTGGCTTCGGTAACTTCTATACCAGCGACGGCTACGGAGGAAACTACTCACACTCTCAAGTCGACTGGTGGGGCAACTag